The stretch of DNA GTGATTTCGCGAATCCGGCAGAAATATCCTCAAAGCTGAGTGATGTATATACTCTGTGAAAATAAACTCCGGAATTCCCGCCAAGCAAAGCAACTCCGGTCAAGTATCCGCCGACAATTCCTATAAGATCAAAAAGAGCGGTTAAGATAGGAAAAGAAATAAGCGATGCAATAAGCTTAGGGCTTACCAGATAGTTTATCGGGTTGATATCCATCAGCTCAAGTGCGTCGATCTGTTCGGAAATGCGCATTACTCCGATTTCCGCGGTCATGGAAGAACCAGCACGCCCTGTGAGCATGATTGCTGTCAAAACAGGGCCCAGTTCTCTGACAAGCGAGAGGGCAACCGCAGCTCCGAGAAATCCTTCTGAACCGAATTTTGAAAGAGCATAATAAGTCTGAAGTCCGATAACCATCCCTGTGAATAACCCGATAAGGGAAATAACGGTTAGGGACCTGACTCCTATG from Desulfovibrio gilichinskyi encodes:
- a CDS encoding MlaE family ABC transporter permease gives rise to the protein MSDHASEKQIMQPFALLGRISLNILGELGAMCIFLFESILHIFSSLSIFPKTIKELYFIGVRSLTVISLIGLFTGMVIGLQTYYALSKFGSEGFLGAAVALSLVRELGPVLTAIMLTGRAGSSMTAEIGVMRISEQIDALELMDINPINYLVSPKLIASLISFPILTALFDLIGIVGGYLTGVALLGGNSGVYFHRVYTSLSFEDISAGFAKSLVFAVLVCTVCCFQGYFTHFRKDGKGPEGVSQATTSAVVMSCVIVLISDYILTSLLF